The DNA sequence AAAAGTGCAGGAGAAAATGCTGTAACAGCTTTAACAAAAGAGGATTATGTAAAATTTTGGTATTTTGTCCCAAGTACATCAGGGTCAAAATCTATCATAGCTACAAAATTAGCGGATGATTCTACTGATTTAGACGATATAAAAAATGACTTTAATGAAGGGAATACAGGTGAGAAAATAACAAATAAAATAGATGCAGACTTAGCAGATGATGCTATGGATGATTATGTAATATCAGAGGTGCCATTAAATGCTAAATGGTTGGCAGTTGGGATACCTGGAAAAGGGTATGATGTTCAACTAATAGATTTAAGTAAAAAAGGAACTATGAAAAAAGATACAGAATTAGATCTTGGAACAATAATATTACAACCAAGACCAGATAAAACATTTACAGTAAAAGCTGTACCAGAAATGTTTGGAAAAGCAGAATTATCTAAACCTATATATATATCTGGACCATTTAATGGATGGCATGGAAATGAAAATTCTTCTCCAGTTATGGTAAAAGGTGCAGATGGAATTTATACATATACATTTACAGGGATAGCGCCAGGAGAATTTGAATATAAATTTAATCCATCTGAATTTTCGTCACCTTGGTCAGCAGATCCAACAGGAGATAAACTTGTTGATGATGGAAATGGAGGATCAAATCCAAAAGCTATAGTTAATGGTAAAGCTAAATCTAAATATATGCCAGTAATAGCTTTGGATACAAAAAGTTTTAGCAAAAATACAACAGCGGATGCAATTGAAGTTACTGTAGATATATCTAAATATATAAAAGATCCAGTTTCTGATAAAACTATAAAATCTGTTAAAATAAATTATGCTGGAAAAATGGTTTCTGGGAAGATAATAAAAGGAACAGAATTCTCAACTTTATCTAATAAGGCGATGACTTTAGAAGATGGAAAATATAAAGTTAAAAATATAAAAATACCAGAGGTTGGAGAATATTTGTTTACAATAACGGCAGTAGATGAATACGGAATTACAGCAATGTCTTCTGTATATATAACTGTAATGGATAGCGCGCCAGTAGTAAAATCAGTAACAGTAAAACATAAAAATTTAGAAACAGTATTAAAACAAAAAGATGATTGGAGTTACGAAACAACAGTAACTACACCAGGGGCATATGAACTTGGATTTATGGTAGATGGGAATTGGCAAAATGCTACTGCAAGTGATGCGGTACAAGTAGAGACTAAAAAAGATTGGAGTTATACAACTACAATATCTGCACCAGGTACGTATGAACTTGGATTTATGGTAGATGGGAATTGGCAAAATGCTGTTGCTACAAATAGTGTTTCTGGAACAGGAGTTACTTTTGAACCAGCAAGTGGTGGAAATGCTAAATTTACAACAACAACAACAGATACAGCAATAACTATTAATTATGCAGGACCGGCAAAAGTAGTGACAGTTAAGGGAGGCTTTAATGGTTGGGCAGAAGTTGCATTGTCAAGTTCAACTTTTGTTGATTTTACATACGAAAAATCAACAAGTGGAAATGCTAAATTTACAACAACAGTAACAAATACAGCAATAAAAATAGTGTTTAATAATTCTGATTATAATTTGATTCCGTATGGAGTTAAAGTAAAAGGTAGCTTTAATTCTTGGGCAGAAGTGGCGTTGACAGGTGGGAAGACAGTATCTGTTGCACCTGGATCAAATAAAAGAATGGTTGTATTACTTGCAGCAAAAGTTGAAGATAACGATGGAATGAAAGATATAGAATCTGTAAAAGCTGATTTAACTCAATTTGATAAAGGTATGTTAACTTTATTAAATGATGGACAAGCAACAGTGTCTGGTGATGAAAGTTCAACAGATAAAGTATATACAAACTCTATAGAAATGAATTTATTAATAGGGACATATATGATACCTGTTATAGTTAAAGATAAATCAGGGCAAGAAACAACTTATAATGCAGAATTAAAAGTAGAAGAAGATAATGATTATAGTGATGATGAAAATAGTTCAACTATAATAAAAGATATGGGAAGTTTATCAAATTCAGTAAAAATAGTATTTGATGCTACTAAAATGTCAGAGATGAGTGGAGTAGACTTATCTAAAATAAATAAAGTGATAATAAAAGGGTCTATAATAGATGGTAGTTGGGCTAAACACATAGAATTGACAAAGGATGACACAGGAGATACATGGTCTGGATTTATTCCAATAGATAGTAAAACAGGAGAATTTGGATTTGCATATTGGACATCAGATGGAACAGCAAATGATAAATGGGCAGGAAAAAATCCTGATACTGGTAATAATTATACTTACTCAGAAGGGGTAGCAAAAGGATTGATTGTAGAAGGTAAAAAAACAGTAAAAGTAGTGTTTGATGCTACAAAATTATCTGAAATGGATGGAGTAGATTTAACAAAAATAGATAAGATGATAATAAAGGGCTCTATAATAGATAGTGGTTGGGCTAGACAAATAAGATTAACTAAATCAAATGATGATAATACTTGGTATTGTTATACAGAAATAGCTAGCAAAACAGGAGAATTTGGATTTACATATTGGACATCAGATGGAACAGCAAATGATAAATGGGCAGGAAAAAATCCTGATACTGGTAATAATTATACTTACTCAGAAGGAATGGAAAAAGGATTAATTGTAGAGTTTTAATTAATTAAGAAAGGGCTTGTTAAGCCCTTTCTTTTTAAATTGGTTAGTAAAGTATAAATTTATTTAGAAAATAAGCCACGCTATTTTGCTTAAGTATGTGATTTTTCAAGGCGAAATTTTTCAGAAGCCAAAAATTTTGAAAAACATTTATACTCTATGAGTTGAAGCGTAGCTTATTTCTTTATTTGTTAGTAAAGTATAAATTTGTTCAGAAAATAAGCTACGCTATTTTTTAAAATATGCAATTTTTCAAATCAAAATTTTTCAGAAGCCAAAAATTTAGAAAAATATTTATACTTTACGAGATGAAGCGTAGCTTATTTCTTTATTAGTTAAAAAATAGGAGGTAATTGTGAAAAAAAATATATTATTGTTATTTATAGTGGTGTTTTCTTTGTTTGGGTGCATAGAAAAATCAAATAACGTTGAGAAAGAAACAAAAACAGATACAACAAATTTAACAGGAAATACAATAAGGGTTCATTATAGTGGGGACAATAGTTGGGGCTTACATTTGTGGGGTGCTTCTATAAAAACGGAAAAAGATGGTGTGTTCTATATAGGGAATACAAAACATGATTGGACAACTCCACTGAATTTTGATAAAAGTGATTCATTTGGAGTGTATGTGGATTTCAAAATTTTAGATAGTTCGCAAGATTTGAATTTTATTATACATAAAGGAGATGTTAAAGATTCTGCTGATCGGGATGATAAAAATCCTAGAAAGCTAGATGTTTCAAATGGCAATAGAGAATTTTGGGTGATAAAAAATGAATCAACAATTTATACTAAATTGCCTACTATAACTCAAAAAATAGAGAGAGCAGAAATAGTAAATGATAAAACTTTAAAATGTTATATTACTTTAAATGAAGATATTAAATTATCAGAAATAAAAGCATATAAAAGAGATGGGAAAGAGGAGATTATAACTAATGTTTTAAGAGATGGAAAAATATTAACTTTAACTTTAAATAATGCTTCAAAAATAGTTAAGCTAGAGTATAAGGAAAATTATTTTTATACAACAATATCGTCAGAAGCATTAAGAGGAGATATATTTTATTATAGCGGAGATGACTTGGGAGCTAAATTAAATTCTGATGGAACGGTTGATTTGAAAGTGTGGTCTCCTTTGGCAATGGAGATAAGTGTAAATATATATGATAAAACAGACCAAAATAAAAAAGTGGCTGGGGCTATAAAATTAAATTTAGGAGATGCTGGAGTTTGGAGTGTTAAGTTAAATAAGGCAAATACCACTCTAGATAATATGGATGGATATTTTTATCAATATGAGGTTAAAGCATATTATCCTCAAGAAAAGGCAGTGAAAACAAAACAAGCTCTTGATCCTTATGCAAAATCGATGGCTTCTTTTGACAGCAATAGCAATGATAAGATAGGGAAAGGTGCATTTGTAGATATAAATTCTATAAACGCAGGAGAAAAATCTTCTAGTATAGGGAATACAAACTTAGAAAATTCAGTTGAAGAGATAGCATATGAAACCCATGTAAGAGATTTTACAATATCTGCAGAAGATGTGCCTGAAAATGAAAGAGGGACTTTTAAAGGTTTTTCTGATTTTACAAAAGGATTAACACATTTGAAAAATTTGGGGATAACAGATGTACAATTTCTTCCAGTGCAAAATTATTATACGGTTAATGAGAAAGAAAAAAGTTATATGCCTGTTGGAAATGGCGATAAAACGAATTATAATTGGGGCTATGATCCGCATAACTATTTTACCGTGGAAGGATGGCTTTCATCTGATTCAGAAGACCCATATAATAGAATAAAAGAATATAGAGAACTGGTTGGGAAATTGCATGAAAATGGAATTGGAGTAATAATGGATGTAGTTTATAATCACACTTATGGTTGGGATGTATTTGAAAATATTGCACCTGGTTGTTATTATAGGACTATTGAAGGAACAATATCGACAAAATCTGGAGCAGGTCCAACTGTAGAGAGTAGAAATAAAATGGTTAGAAAATTAATTATAGATTCTTTAAAACATTTTGTTAACGAATATGGTGTTGATGGATTTAGATTTGATTTAATGGGATTTATTGATACAGATACGATGAAAGAGATAAGAAAAGAGGTTGGAGACAAGATTATTTTACAAGGAGAGGCTTGGAATTTTACAGATTTGGATAAAGGAGAGTCTCCTATAAAAGGAGAAACGGCTTCATATCCGCACAATATAGATTTGGCTGTATTTAATGATACAAGTAGAGATAGTTATTCTGGAAGTACATCTGCGGAAGGTGATAATGGATTTGTTCAAGGGAATATTAAACTTACAGGAAAAGTAAAGGCTGGAATAATTGGAGGAATAACAGGATTTGATAATGGAGGAACTCCTCTAAATATAACAGAAAATGGATATGATTTGTTTGCGGATTCACCTAAAGAAACTTTAAATTATCAATCTATACATGATGGATTTACTTTGTGGGATAAAATAAATCTTAATATAAAAGGAACGAAAGAAATAAGAGCTAAATATGTAAAACAAGCAATGGCTATGTTGTTTACATCTGAGGGGAAAATAATAATTCAAGGTGGAGATGAGATAGGTAGAACGAAACCGCTTGCACTTGATGATGCAAATGGTTCGAATAGGGCTCATACTAATTCAAATTATGATTCTGATGGCGAGCCAGATTCTAGTGGCGGAAAGCTACATGAAAATAGTTATAAATCACCAGATTATACAAATATGTTTAGATGGGATAGAATGGATAAGGAACCATATGCTTCTTTGGATGAATATGTGCAAGGTCTTGTAAAAATGAGGAAATCAATACCTGCATTTAGATATGAAAATTCTGAAAGTATAAAAAATGGATTAAAATTTATAGGAGAAGAAGGGTTTAATAGTGGAGAAACTACAGGGCCTTTTAGTAATT is a window from the Haliovirga abyssi genome containing:
- a CDS encoding pullulanase-associated domain-containing protein; this translates as MKKNILLLFIVVFSLFGCIEKSNNVEKETKTDTTNLTGNTIRVHYSGDNSWGLHLWGASIKTEKDGVFYIGNTKHDWTTPLNFDKSDSFGVYVDFKILDSSQDLNFIIHKGDVKDSADRDDKNPRKLDVSNGNREFWVIKNESTIYTKLPTITQKIERAEIVNDKTLKCYITLNEDIKLSEIKAYKRDGKEEIITNVLRDGKILTLTLNNASKIVKLEYKENYFYTTISSEALRGDIFYYSGDDLGAKLNSDGTVDLKVWSPLAMEISVNIYDKTDQNKKVAGAIKLNLGDAGVWSVKLNKANTTLDNMDGYFYQYEVKAYYPQEKAVKTKQALDPYAKSMASFDSNSNDKIGKGAFVDINSINAGEKSSSIGNTNLENSVEEIAYETHVRDFTISAEDVPENERGTFKGFSDFTKGLTHLKNLGITDVQFLPVQNYYTVNEKEKSYMPVGNGDKTNYNWGYDPHNYFTVEGWLSSDSEDPYNRIKEYRELVGKLHENGIGVIMDVVYNHTYGWDVFENIAPGCYYRTIEGTISTKSGAGPTVESRNKMVRKLIIDSLKHFVNEYGVDGFRFDLMGFIDTDTMKEIRKEVGDKIILQGEAWNFTDLDKGESPIKGETASYPHNIDLAVFNDTSRDSYSGSTSAEGDNGFVQGNIKLTGKVKAGIIGGITGFDNGGTPLNITENGYDLFADSPKETLNYQSIHDGFTLWDKINLNIKGTKEIRAKYVKQAMAMLFTSEGKIIIQGGDEIGRTKPLALDDANGSNRAHTNSNYDSDGEPDSSGGKLHENSYKSPDYTNMFRWDRMDKEPYASLDEYVQGLVKMRKSIPAFRYENSESIKNGLKFIGEEGFNSGETTGPFSNFSELQDLTLKFINGVPDSVYYVVGEVFSTAGDGGVNGNPATNAFKIVFDSEGKGEITFTKGQISEFNLSGWSDPNNLQVKLVKTPGKWDFVPGGYSGSGNNSIKIGTISNSREVQIDLGVEDDIPGQVPFENNNYIAYELDNSLESGGDTNYTKIIVVHNVGSVTEKISVPEIVNNSNWKVIVDEDDAGILPLDYNENGGRGKTNVKILNGEIDVPANSTSVIAK